A single window of Granulicella sibirica DNA harbors:
- a CDS encoding response regulator, whose protein sequence is MSESPRIRILSVDDHPLLKEGIAAVINNQPDMTIVAQASNGREAVNAFSQHHPDVTLMDLRLPDMSGIEAMSAIRADYPNARIVILTTFCGDVEVQQAMAAGARSYVLKSMPPKELVEVIRQVHAGKKRVPLEVATQIAEHMGGESLTAREIDVLKHVAEGNRNREIAAKLFISEDTVKGHVRHIMEKLSAQDRTQAVAIALRRGIMQL, encoded by the coding sequence ATGAGCGAATCTCCGCGCATCCGCATCCTCAGTGTTGACGACCATCCTCTCCTGAAGGAAGGCATTGCAGCCGTCATCAACAATCAGCCAGACATGACCATCGTCGCGCAAGCCTCAAACGGCCGCGAGGCCGTCAACGCGTTCAGTCAGCATCACCCCGATGTCACCCTCATGGATCTTCGCCTGCCCGACATGAGCGGCATCGAGGCCATGTCGGCTATTCGCGCCGACTATCCTAACGCCCGCATCGTGATCCTTACCACCTTCTGCGGAGACGTCGAAGTTCAACAGGCCATGGCCGCCGGGGCCCGCTCCTACGTGCTCAAGAGCATGCCGCCCAAAGAACTCGTTGAGGTCATCCGCCAGGTTCACGCCGGCAAGAAGCGCGTCCCCCTCGAAGTCGCGACCCAGATCGCCGAACACATGGGAGGCGAGAGCCTCACTGCTCGCGAGATCGACGTCCTCAAACACGTCGCCGAAGGCAATCGCAACCGCGAGATCGCCGCCAAACTCTTCATCTCGGAAGACACCGTCAAAGGTCACGTGCGCCATATCATGGAGAAACTAAGCGCCCAGGACCGCACCCAGGCCGTCGCGATCGCACTCCGCCGTGGCATCATGCAACTCTAG
- a CDS encoding helix-turn-helix transcriptional regulator — MAAYLGVDVTASVVVKTKRKATLAVTRMRSDRAFHESTSALPAEPAFLVNLYLKDVAMHRWLLKDGADAEHIFSMPKGGVGIVSLERGDTLLQTSPFDCLQFYVSRAALDEIADEHGARRVETLKCPRGKIDPVINQLAATILEAMKAPGVSHRPFLDHALLALLAHFARVYGEMRLENVPARGGLAPWQTRRAVEILTANIEGELCMAHVARECELSVSYFVRAFKQTMGIPPYRWLTEQRIKRAKELLLHPAMPMAEIAIKCGFADQACFIRAFKRTAEGTPGEWRRAHRAH; from the coding sequence ATGGCTGCGTATCTGGGGGTAGACGTTACGGCATCCGTGGTGGTGAAGACCAAGAGGAAGGCTACGCTTGCGGTGACGCGGATGCGTTCGGATAGGGCTTTCCATGAGTCGACATCGGCGCTTCCGGCTGAGCCTGCCTTCCTTGTGAATCTCTACCTCAAGGACGTGGCAATGCATCGGTGGCTGCTGAAGGACGGGGCAGATGCGGAGCATATCTTCTCGATGCCCAAGGGTGGAGTGGGGATTGTGAGTCTCGAGCGTGGAGACACTCTCTTGCAGACGAGTCCCTTCGACTGCCTGCAGTTCTACGTGTCAAGAGCTGCCCTGGACGAGATTGCGGATGAGCATGGAGCACGGCGGGTGGAGACGCTGAAGTGTCCGCGAGGGAAGATCGACCCGGTCATCAACCAGCTTGCGGCGACGATCCTAGAGGCGATGAAAGCACCAGGGGTGTCGCACAGGCCATTTCTTGATCACGCATTGCTGGCGCTTCTTGCGCATTTTGCGCGAGTGTATGGGGAGATGCGGCTTGAGAACGTGCCGGCCCGGGGTGGGCTCGCTCCATGGCAGACGCGCCGCGCGGTGGAGATCCTGACTGCGAATATCGAGGGAGAGCTCTGCATGGCGCATGTGGCGCGGGAGTGTGAGCTTTCCGTGAGTTACTTTGTGCGTGCTTTCAAGCAGACGATGGGTATTCCCCCGTACCGCTGGCTTACAGAGCAGAGGATTAAACGAGCGAAGGAACTCCTTCTGCATCCTGCCATGCCGATGGCGGAGATCGCGATCAAGTGTGGGTTTGCTGATCAGGCGTGCTTCATTCGAGCGTTCAAGAGAACGGCCGAGGGCACGCCGGGTGAGTGGCGGCGGGCGCATCGGGCCCACTGA
- a CDS encoding sensor histidine kinase produces the protein MTGSNIFLETMAIAHAPRRFLLILFVLLCILSPARALDPTKATSQYIEDTWGVGSGFPGGAVHCIAQTPDGYLWIGSDEGLIRFDGTAFRVVAPPASMPVSFRNILSLASTPDGSLWIRLQDSTILRYQSGAFHEVPVHTRQRSGVISVMHPQKNDAPILTMVTGGSLQFDGKQFEDIPDDRFEPDSLVISLARTGDGKFWKGTRDSGLFYIGDGRLVPVRNGLPDTKINTLLAVSDRDLWVGTDNGVVHWNGQDLTSSPAPAALAHVQALTMASDRDGNIWIGTAQGMLRVSPHGSVIPLSNVESIGTISSIFEDREGNLWAGGTGGISRLRDATFSTFSVKEGLPSNTNGAIYADSIGRIWFAPIEGGLFWIQDGKISQATVDGLNRDIIYSIAGSDGELWIGRQRGGLTHLTYDQKHITAHTYTHRDGLAQDSVYTVHRSRDGAIWAGTLSGGVSVLRDGHFTTYSVANGLLSDTVNSVVDSADGTIWFGTTSGLTAFSAGRWKTYVTQDGLPSDEIDTLYADPSNVLWVGTTKGLAFLSATGVHVPPAAVDTLHRPIFGISGDRQGSMWVTTAAHLLRFNRDELLHASMNSSGIREFGLADGLQSVEGVRRSQSVATDPLGRVWFSMGRGISVTNPARSLSSAPAIAQIENGSADGASFDLRAVPHIPASSQRIVFDFAGVSLSIPERVRFRYKLDGFDRDWSAPVATREAIYTNLDPGAYRFRVLASSSDGQWNSPEAVTRFIIEPTLWQTWWFRVLCIVAVMAAVLLAFRLRMLQMTAQLNLRFEERLAERTRIAQELHDTLLQGCLSASMQLDIAYDQLASDSPVKPAVGRILQLMRQVVDEGRNALLGLRSRDRNADHLEQSLARVAQELAIHEHVSYRLQAVGKLRPLHPLIRDEVYRIGREALVNAFRHADADAIDVELTYSVSNFCLSIRDDGCGIDEQVLRSGREGHWGLPGMRERAQRIGGRLRIVNSIHGGAEVELIVPAQIAYQAPPEAARLMPGFVLRGLQWISAPKDRR, from the coding sequence TTGACCGGTTCGAATATCTTCCTTGAGACCATGGCCATTGCGCATGCACCTCGCCGATTCCTGCTCATCCTCTTCGTGCTGCTCTGCATACTTTCTCCCGCCCGCGCTCTCGATCCCACAAAAGCGACTTCACAATACATCGAGGACACCTGGGGCGTGGGAAGCGGCTTTCCTGGAGGAGCCGTGCACTGCATCGCTCAAACGCCGGATGGCTATCTTTGGATCGGATCCGACGAGGGATTGATTCGCTTCGATGGAACGGCCTTCCGCGTCGTCGCACCTCCCGCTTCGATGCCCGTTTCCTTCCGCAATATCCTTAGCCTCGCCTCAACGCCCGACGGGAGCCTCTGGATTCGGCTTCAGGATTCGACCATCCTCCGCTATCAGAGCGGCGCCTTCCACGAGGTCCCCGTTCATACCAGGCAACGCTCGGGCGTCATCAGCGTCATGCATCCACAGAAGAACGATGCACCTATCCTCACCATGGTCACAGGGGGCAGCCTTCAGTTCGACGGAAAACAGTTCGAGGATATCCCGGACGACCGCTTTGAGCCCGACAGCCTCGTCATCTCGCTCGCCCGCACCGGCGATGGTAAGTTCTGGAAAGGCACACGCGATTCCGGACTCTTCTACATCGGTGACGGAAGGCTCGTCCCAGTTCGCAATGGACTTCCTGACACCAAGATCAATACCCTGCTGGCCGTCAGCGATCGCGACCTGTGGGTCGGAACCGACAACGGTGTCGTCCACTGGAACGGCCAGGACCTTACCTCTTCCCCGGCACCCGCCGCGCTCGCACACGTCCAGGCGCTCACCATGGCCTCGGATCGCGACGGGAACATCTGGATCGGAACCGCCCAAGGTATGCTGCGGGTCAGCCCCCATGGCAGCGTCATCCCGCTCAGTAACGTCGAGTCGATCGGCACGATCAGTTCAATCTTCGAAGATCGTGAAGGAAACCTCTGGGCAGGCGGAACCGGAGGGATCTCCCGCCTCCGCGACGCCACCTTCTCCACCTTCTCCGTCAAGGAAGGTCTACCCTCAAACACGAATGGAGCTATCTATGCTGACTCCATAGGCAGGATCTGGTTCGCCCCGATCGAAGGCGGTCTCTTCTGGATTCAGGACGGCAAGATCTCTCAGGCGACAGTGGATGGTCTCAACAGGGATATCATTTACTCGATTGCAGGCTCCGACGGCGAGCTTTGGATTGGGAGACAACGTGGAGGCCTCACCCATCTCACGTACGATCAAAAACACATCACCGCTCACACCTATACCCACCGCGACGGCCTTGCCCAAGACAGCGTGTATACCGTCCACCGAAGCCGAGATGGTGCCATATGGGCCGGCACCCTCAGCGGCGGCGTGAGTGTGCTCCGCGATGGCCATTTCACCACATATTCCGTCGCCAACGGCCTCCTCTCCGACACCGTCAACTCGGTCGTGGACAGCGCTGATGGCACCATCTGGTTCGGTACCACCTCGGGTCTGACCGCATTCTCTGCAGGCCGATGGAAGACCTATGTAACCCAGGACGGCCTGCCTTCCGACGAGATCGATACCCTCTACGCCGATCCTTCGAATGTCCTTTGGGTTGGGACGACCAAGGGCCTGGCGTTCCTGAGCGCGACCGGGGTCCACGTTCCACCCGCGGCTGTTGATACGCTCCACCGGCCCATCTTTGGCATTTCCGGGGATCGTCAAGGCTCCATGTGGGTAACCACGGCCGCGCATCTGCTCCGCTTCAACAGGGACGAGCTTCTGCACGCCTCGATGAATAGCTCAGGTATCCGAGAGTTTGGCCTTGCCGATGGTCTTCAAAGCGTTGAGGGCGTCCGCCGCAGCCAGTCCGTGGCCACAGATCCCCTGGGACGGGTCTGGTTCTCCATGGGTCGCGGCATCTCTGTCACGAATCCGGCCCGCAGCTTGAGCAGCGCTCCTGCTATCGCGCAAATCGAAAACGGATCGGCCGACGGCGCATCCTTCGATCTCCGCGCCGTCCCTCACATTCCGGCGTCCAGCCAACGTATCGTATTCGACTTCGCCGGCGTGAGCCTCTCCATTCCCGAGCGCGTCCGCTTCCGCTACAAGCTCGACGGCTTCGACCGAGACTGGAGTGCACCCGTTGCAACCCGCGAAGCCATCTACACCAACCTCGACCCGGGCGCCTATCGCTTCCGGGTGCTTGCCTCAAGCAGTGACGGTCAATGGAATAGCCCCGAAGCAGTCACCCGCTTCATCATTGAGCCCACTCTCTGGCAGACATGGTGGTTCCGCGTCCTTTGCATCGTCGCCGTCATGGCGGCGGTCCTGCTCGCTTTTCGCCTGCGCATGCTGCAGATGACCGCTCAACTCAACCTCCGTTTTGAGGAGCGTCTCGCCGAGCGCACCCGCATCGCTCAGGAACTCCATGACACCCTCCTACAAGGCTGCCTCAGCGCCTCGATGCAACTTGATATCGCCTATGACCAGCTTGCGAGTGATTCCCCCGTGAAACCCGCGGTCGGCCGCATTCTCCAACTTATGCGCCAAGTGGTTGACGAAGGCAGGAACGCACTGCTCGGCCTGCGCTCCCGCGACCGCAATGCTGACCATCTTGAGCAGTCTCTCGCTCGAGTTGCCCAGGAACTTGCCATCCATGAACACGTTTCCTATCGGCTCCAGGCAGTAGGAAAGCTTCGACCACTGCATCCACTTATCCGTGATGAGGTCTATCGCATCGGTCGCGAAGCACTCGTCAACGCCTTCCGGCACGCAGATGCCGACGCCATCGATGTAGAACTCACTTACAGCGTCAGTAACTTCTGCCTTTCCATCCGCGACGACGGCTGCGGCATCGACGAACAAGTCCTCCGCTCCGGTCGTGAAGGACACTGGGGGCTTCCCGGGATGCGCGAGCGAGCGCAGCGGATCGGCGGAAGGCTTCGCATCGTCAACAGCATCCACGGCGGAGCCGAGGTCGAGCTGATCGTTCCCGCGCAAATCGCCTACCAAGCCCCACCGGAAGCCGCGAGACTGATGCCAGGCTTCGTTTTGCGAGGTCTACAATGGATAAGCGCCCCAAAAGATAGAAGGTAA
- a CDS encoding glycoside hydrolase family 16 protein, with protein MGGRTELASISGTVSGAHPGQQIVIYAKTDQWYVQPLMRRPFTAIGTDGQWQASIHLGLEYAALLVNPGFTPPVKLAVLPPVGGDVVAIGYAGPDRVGPAPSPKTLHFSGYDWTTRKMESPRNGQWNIYDPDNVWTDSNGALHLKISRRSGIWTCAEVYLTRSFGYGTYRFTVHDVSQLGPIPAFSTYTFDERSANLNYREIAIELSRWSKPDNKNAQFVIQPYYISENVARFTAPAGSLTNSFLWQPGRVSFTSQRTAAGKSHALPVAEHVFTSGIPTPGTETVHLNLSIPVGHLGEPRETEVVLDRFEYLP; from the coding sequence ATGGGGGGGCGCACCGAGCTCGCTTCCATCAGCGGGACGGTCAGCGGAGCCCACCCCGGCCAGCAGATCGTGATCTACGCCAAGACTGATCAGTGGTATGTCCAGCCGCTGATGCGACGTCCTTTTACCGCGATCGGGACCGATGGGCAATGGCAAGCGTCCATCCATCTTGGCCTGGAGTATGCCGCGCTTCTCGTCAACCCCGGCTTCACGCCACCCGTGAAGCTCGCCGTACTCCCGCCGGTAGGCGGCGATGTAGTCGCCATTGGGTATGCCGGTCCCGATCGTGTCGGCCCCGCTCCTTCGCCCAAAACTCTTCATTTCAGTGGATATGACTGGACAACGCGCAAGATGGAGAGTCCACGCAATGGCCAGTGGAATATTTACGACCCGGACAACGTTTGGACCGACTCCAACGGGGCTCTCCATCTCAAAATAAGCCGTCGTTCTGGCATATGGACCTGCGCGGAGGTCTATCTCACCCGAAGCTTCGGTTACGGCACATACCGCTTTACGGTTCACGACGTCTCCCAACTTGGTCCAATTCCGGCGTTCAGTACCTATACCTTCGATGAGAGGTCGGCGAACCTGAACTATCGAGAGATCGCGATCGAGTTGAGCCGATGGAGCAAGCCCGACAACAAGAACGCGCAGTTCGTCATCCAGCCGTACTACATCTCTGAGAATGTTGCGCGGTTCACCGCTCCTGCCGGTTCGCTCACGAACTCCTTCCTTTGGCAGCCCGGCCGCGTTTCGTTCACCTCGCAACGCACCGCGGCAGGCAAAAGCCACGCCTTACCCGTTGCAGAACATGTCTTCACCTCCGGCATCCCTACTCCCGGCACCGAAACCGTTCATCTCAATCTTTCAATTCCAGTCGGCCATCTCGGAGAGCCTCGCGAAACCGAGGTCGTCCTTGACCGGTTCGAATATCTTCCTTGA
- a CDS encoding LacI family DNA-binding transcriptional regulator, which yields MSAEEKKVPPAASLRTLADYLGLSTAAVSRVLSGSPAARSIPAVTQERIFEAARKFQYRPNVLARSLRSQKSLTIGVMVPEVSEGYATLVLSGIEQKLLEEGYFYFVVSHHHRQERIAKYMDLLLARAVEGIIAVDTPLEHPLTVPTVVVSGHREPEGTINIRLNHKLAAELALDHLIELGHRKIAIIKGQVFSSDTQIRWKSIVAAAKRRGLVLDSTLVEQLDGLGPGNELGYAATRRLLEGGRQFSALFAFNDSAAIGAMKALVEAGLKVPGDVSVVGFDDVQGAAFQSPGLTTVVQPLREMGSLAASTLLDKILGRPTPSNSKVWTVDPGFVVRGSTGPLPDHG from the coding sequence TTGAGTGCCGAGGAAAAGAAGGTACCTCCCGCCGCGAGTCTTAGGACGCTGGCAGACTATCTCGGCTTGTCTACGGCGGCCGTGTCGCGAGTGCTGAGCGGCTCCCCCGCGGCGCGCTCGATTCCGGCTGTGACGCAGGAGCGAATCTTCGAGGCGGCGAGGAAGTTTCAGTATCGGCCGAACGTGCTGGCTCGGTCCTTGCGTTCTCAGAAGAGCTTGACGATCGGGGTGATGGTTCCGGAGGTGAGCGAAGGCTATGCGACGCTGGTTCTGAGCGGGATCGAGCAGAAGCTGCTGGAGGAGGGTTACTTCTACTTTGTGGTGAGTCATCATCATAGGCAGGAGAGGATCGCGAAGTATATGGATCTGCTGCTGGCGCGTGCGGTGGAAGGGATCATCGCCGTGGACACGCCTCTGGAGCACCCTCTGACGGTACCTACGGTGGTGGTGTCGGGGCATCGTGAACCAGAAGGGACGATCAATATTCGTTTGAACCACAAGCTTGCCGCCGAACTCGCACTCGATCACCTGATTGAGCTTGGGCATAGGAAGATCGCGATCATCAAAGGCCAGGTCTTCAGTTCGGATACCCAGATACGGTGGAAGTCCATCGTCGCGGCTGCCAAGAGGAGAGGGCTTGTGCTTGACTCGACGCTGGTCGAGCAGCTTGATGGCCTGGGACCGGGAAACGAATTGGGGTACGCGGCGACGCGGAGGTTGCTAGAGGGAGGACGGCAGTTCAGCGCTTTGTTCGCCTTCAACGACAGTGCGGCGATTGGAGCGATGAAGGCGCTGGTCGAGGCTGGTCTAAAGGTGCCGGGCGATGTGTCCGTAGTTGGGTTCGACGATGTGCAGGGAGCAGCCTTTCAGAGCCCCGGGCTGACGACCGTGGTGCAGCCACTGCGCGAGATGGGAAGTCTGGCGGCGTCGACCCTGCTGGACAAGATTCTGGGACGACCAACTCCATCGAATTCGAAGGTCTGGACCGTAGATCCGGGGTTCGTGGTCCGCGGTTCGACAGGACCGCTGCCAGACCACGGCTAA
- a CDS encoding DUF302 domain-containing protein, with protein MDSVKGDGLAHLESRYSVAETIAKLEAVVVSKGLMVLARIDHSGDAERAGLAMRPTQLLIFGNSKAGTPLMIAAPSIAIDLPLKGLAWEDAHGKVWLSYNKPEYLMKRHGVPEELMGRIAGITAICQAAVS; from the coding sequence ATGGATTCAGTGAAAGGCGATGGACTGGCACACCTGGAGAGCCGCTACAGTGTCGCGGAGACGATTGCGAAGCTCGAGGCGGTGGTGGTGTCGAAGGGGCTCATGGTGCTGGCACGGATCGACCATAGCGGTGACGCGGAACGAGCAGGGCTGGCAATGCGACCGACGCAACTGCTGATCTTCGGGAACTCAAAGGCGGGCACACCGCTGATGATCGCCGCGCCCTCGATTGCGATCGATCTCCCGCTTAAAGGGCTGGCATGGGAGGATGCGCACGGTAAAGTCTGGCTCTCCTATAACAAACCGGAGTACCTGATGAAGCGACATGGTGTGCCTGAGGAACTGATGGGCCGGATTGCCGGGATTACAGCCATCTGTCAGGCAGCGGTGAGCTAG
- a CDS encoding MBL fold metallo-hydrolase translates to MTVGSRREFLVAGGLSAGVALLGARALGAGDDGVVQRITKDAATASIVVQHLRRDIDLLRGSGGNVAVLSGPDGKVLVDAGLSVSRPRVSDALASINSDPIRHLINTHWHFDHTDGNAWLHASGASIVAHENTKRHMATATRVDAWDYTFPVAPSGALPEAVFSLTYRMHLNNTSLLLKHYPPAHTDSDLSVTFGEADVLHVGDTWWNGSYPFIDYSTGGSIDGTIRAAGSNLAVTTNNTLIVPGYGPVGGRGELSGFHEMLLDVREKVAALKKAGRSLSEAVAARPTSAYDATWGRFIVTPAEFIGLVYQGV, encoded by the coding sequence ATGACCGTTGGATCGCGGCGGGAATTTCTTGTTGCGGGTGGATTGTCGGCGGGAGTGGCGCTCCTCGGTGCGCGTGCCCTGGGTGCGGGAGATGACGGTGTCGTTCAGAGGATCACGAAGGATGCAGCGACGGCCAGCATCGTGGTGCAGCACCTGCGGCGCGACATCGACTTACTGCGCGGTTCGGGAGGGAACGTTGCAGTCCTCAGTGGACCTGACGGAAAGGTTCTCGTGGACGCGGGGCTCAGCGTATCAAGGCCGAGAGTCTCGGATGCGTTGGCTTCCATCAACTCCGATCCGATACGCCACTTGATCAATACGCACTGGCATTTCGACCACACAGATGGGAATGCGTGGCTCCATGCGTCGGGCGCGTCGATTGTGGCCCATGAGAATACGAAGAGACATATGGCGACGGCAACACGCGTCGATGCGTGGGACTACACGTTTCCGGTCGCGCCCTCTGGCGCCCTCCCGGAGGCCGTATTTTCGTTGACTTATCGGATGCACTTAAACAATACAAGCCTGTTGCTGAAGCATTACCCCCCGGCGCATACGGATAGTGACCTCTCGGTTACGTTCGGTGAAGCGGACGTGCTGCATGTGGGGGATACATGGTGGAATGGTTCTTACCCATTCATCGATTACTCGACGGGTGGGAGCATCGACGGGACAATTCGCGCGGCAGGGTCGAACCTCGCCGTAACGACAAATAACACGCTCATTGTTCCTGGGTACGGGCCGGTGGGTGGGCGGGGTGAGCTTAGCGGCTTTCACGAGATGCTGCTCGATGTGCGGGAAAAAGTGGCGGCGCTCAAGAAGGCGGGACGCTCGCTGAGCGAGGCCGTTGCCGCGAGACCGACCTCTGCCTATGATGCGACGTGGGGAAGATTTATCGTGACCCCGGCGGAATTTATCGGGCTGGTGTATCAGGGAGTGTGA
- a CDS encoding TIM-barrel domain-containing protein, translated as MDMRTIAVGLLVLGCMGAGAQQLSLSRAEATVLVEPYAPNVVRVSLSLRKDDALAGPGYGVTAKTNGAGWAVQSGVEGDVLRSSRMVVTVTPQGAKYAPTGTAADIAKFFNGSTPGVGISIMTPEGASLVKMQGWQMSVPNHKDMNADILHDRRSGDAPFFQVGATFASPPDEHYYGLGQNQEGYLDRRGHAVRCAHDYNAPAGQSVCVPFVVTNKGYGIVWDNPSATTVAFGFNDQTRWTSDVGQRVSFFVIAGKTYDEIYEGYRLLTGDVPMLPKSAYGYIQCKQRYTSQEELLGVAKGYRERHYPIDDLVVDWFHYTKMGEMDMDPAKWPDPVAMNKQLHAMNFHTMISVWPRFIPEDRYYGTILKNDWFEKLADGTPTNGLPYDRAGADIDTTNPDAAKWYWGVVKDNYVKMGFDSFWADETEPDLPPNGSYFHVGPGTQFFNVYPYFHTKAFYDGIRHDLSERALILARDSYLGAQHNGTIFWSSDISANWDTLKRQVPTGINFVASGMPYWSTDIGGWQFLPEKHVPERPVLLDPSDARANIEHYDDYPELYVRWFEYGAFQPNFRSHGSRPQNEVWSYGKAAEPILVKYLRLRYQMMPYLYSLGHMSHETGAPFMRGLFMDFGDDPKVANLGDEYMFGPSILVAPVTEQGRTSREVYLPAGTDWYNFWTNEKVHGGQSITVAAPIETIPLFVKAGSILPLGAPVENTNDLQQIAKLRVYPGRDADFELYSDDGTTYKYEKGDMQLTKLHWSESVGKLTREGAKLDVDSEAGLVEVVGK; from the coding sequence ATGGATATGCGGACGATTGCGGTAGGGTTGTTGGTGTTGGGCTGTATGGGAGCGGGGGCACAGCAGTTGAGCCTGAGCCGGGCGGAGGCAACGGTGCTGGTGGAACCGTATGCGCCGAATGTTGTGCGGGTAAGTCTGAGCCTGCGGAAGGACGACGCGCTGGCGGGGCCGGGGTATGGGGTGACGGCGAAGACGAATGGTGCGGGTTGGGCGGTGCAGAGCGGCGTGGAAGGGGATGTACTGCGGTCGTCGCGGATGGTCGTAACGGTGACTCCGCAGGGCGCGAAGTATGCGCCAACCGGGACGGCGGCGGACATTGCGAAGTTCTTCAACGGCTCGACGCCCGGGGTGGGGATCTCGATCATGACCCCGGAAGGTGCGTCGCTGGTCAAGATGCAGGGATGGCAGATGTCGGTGCCGAATCACAAAGATATGAACGCGGATATTCTGCATGATCGCCGGTCAGGGGATGCGCCATTCTTCCAGGTGGGAGCGACCTTCGCTTCGCCACCGGATGAACACTACTACGGGCTGGGACAGAACCAGGAAGGGTATCTTGACCGGCGGGGACATGCGGTGCGGTGCGCGCACGATTACAACGCTCCCGCGGGACAGAGTGTTTGTGTGCCATTCGTGGTTACGAATAAAGGATACGGGATTGTCTGGGACAATCCCTCTGCGACGACGGTGGCCTTTGGGTTCAACGATCAGACGCGGTGGACGTCGGATGTGGGGCAGAGGGTTTCCTTCTTCGTGATCGCTGGAAAAACCTATGACGAGATCTATGAGGGATATCGTCTATTGACCGGGGATGTGCCGATGCTGCCGAAGTCAGCGTATGGGTACATCCAGTGTAAGCAGAGATATACGAGCCAGGAAGAGTTACTCGGGGTGGCGAAGGGATATCGCGAGAGACATTACCCCATTGACGACCTAGTGGTGGACTGGTTTCACTACACGAAGATGGGTGAGATGGATATGGATCCGGCGAAGTGGCCTGACCCTGTCGCGATGAACAAGCAGCTACACGCGATGAACTTCCACACGATGATCAGCGTATGGCCACGGTTCATTCCGGAGGATCGCTACTATGGGACGATCCTAAAGAATGATTGGTTCGAGAAGCTTGCGGACGGGACGCCGACGAACGGTCTGCCGTATGACCGGGCGGGAGCCGATATCGATACGACGAATCCGGATGCGGCGAAATGGTATTGGGGAGTCGTTAAAGATAACTACGTGAAGATGGGCTTCGACTCGTTCTGGGCGGATGAAACGGAGCCGGATCTGCCTCCGAATGGAAGTTACTTCCATGTCGGTCCGGGGACGCAGTTCTTTAATGTGTATCCCTACTTTCATACCAAGGCGTTCTATGACGGTATTCGTCACGACTTAAGCGAGCGGGCCTTGATCCTGGCACGGGATAGTTATCTTGGCGCTCAGCATAACGGGACAATCTTCTGGTCATCGGATATCAGCGCGAATTGGGATACGTTGAAGCGGCAGGTGCCTACAGGCATCAACTTCGTGGCATCGGGGATGCCTTACTGGAGTACAGACATCGGCGGATGGCAGTTCCTTCCGGAGAAGCATGTTCCGGAGAGGCCGGTACTGCTCGACCCATCGGATGCGCGGGCTAATATCGAGCACTATGACGACTATCCGGAGTTATATGTGCGGTGGTTTGAATATGGGGCGTTTCAGCCGAACTTCCGGAGCCATGGGAGCAGGCCGCAGAACGAGGTCTGGTCCTATGGCAAGGCGGCTGAGCCGATTCTTGTGAAGTATCTCAGGCTGCGCTACCAGATGATGCCCTATCTGTATTCCCTTGGGCATATGTCGCATGAGACGGGCGCGCCGTTCATGCGTGGATTGTTCATGGACTTCGGCGATGATCCAAAGGTTGCGAACCTCGGAGACGAATACATGTTTGGACCTTCGATCCTTGTGGCTCCGGTGACGGAGCAGGGAAGAACGTCGCGTGAGGTGTACCTTCCGGCGGGAACTGACTGGTATAACTTCTGGACCAACGAGAAGGTTCATGGAGGGCAGAGCATCACCGTTGCTGCGCCGATCGAGACGATTCCCCTCTTTGTGAAGGCTGGGTCGATTCTGCCATTGGGAGCGCCGGTTGAGAATACGAACGATTTGCAGCAGATCGCGAAGCTCCGAGTTTATCCGGGGAGGGACGCGGACTTCGAGCTGTATTCGGATGATGGGACGACCTATAAATATGAGAAGGGCGACATGCAGTTGACGAAGCTGCACTGGTCGGAGAGCGTGGGGAAGTTGACGAGGGAGGGAGCAAAGCTGGACGTGGACTCAGAAGCTGGGCTCGTGGAGGTGGTGGGCAAGTAG